The genome window ATATTTAGATAAACTTCTAAATATGTATTCAAATTTTTTATCATGAACTCAATAAAAACCCTAAAATTAGTAATGCTTATTGCCTTTACATTTGGACTTGGAAACAGCGCCTTTTCACAAGATATTCACCTACAGAAAGCCAAAGCTTTTTCAGACGCTTATTTCAATCAGAATTTCGAGAAAGCGACCGAAGACTTTTCGCCAACTATTTTAGCCCAAATGCCTGCCGAAAAACTAGGAATGGTAGCACAACAATTACAAATGCAAGTGGGAAAACTAAAAAATAGAGGAGACATTTGGGATAAAAAAGAAGGTGATTTCACTTCTACATTTGAACCCTTATTTTTTGAAAATGCTACTTTAGACCTGAAACTGGCATTCGATAATGAAAATAAAATACAAGGCTTATTCTTTGTTCCTCATACTAAAAAAGAGCTTGAACTTGTCAACAACGAAACTTTCAGTGAACAAGAAATTGAAGTTAAAACAGGTGAATTTTCGCTTAGAGGAATTCTTAGTTTGCCCAAAAAGCAAAGTAAAGTGCCCGTTGTAATTTTGGTTCATGGCTCTGGTCCGAATGATATGGATGAAACCATTGGTCAGAATACCGTCTTCAAAGATTTGGCATACGGCTTCGCTCAACATGGGATTGCAACGCTGAGGTACGATAAAAGAACTAAAGTTTATGGCAGTAGTCCAAAGCTAAAGCTTGATGAATTAACTCTTGAAGAAGAAACCATTGAAGATGCTTTATCTGCAGTAGAATTAGCAAAATCCAACCAATCAATTGATCCAAATCAAGTTTATGTAGTTGGTCATAGTTTAGGGGCTATGGCTGCGCCTAAAATTGCAACATCTACAGATAAAGTATCGGGAATAGTAATGCTTGCAGGAAATGCTAGACCACTTCAAGATTTACTCGTTGAACAATATGAGCATATTTTAGGAGCTGATGGCACAATAGATGAAGGAGAACAAATTTTTGTCAAAGACTTGAAAAAGCAAATTGCAAATCTGGAAAAGCTAGATGATAACGAATTTACTCGTCAGCAACTTCCTTTGGGACTTTCCTCTAGTTATTGGAAATACTTAGTTAAATACGATCAAGTGGAAACAGCAAAAAAGCTTAAACTACCTATTCTGATCCTTCAAGGAGAGAGAGACTATCAAGTCACTATGGAAGATTATTCCATTTGGAAAAATCAATTACAAGATGGCGAAAACGTTAAATTTAAATCATACCCAAAACTCAACCATCTCCTTATGGAAGGGGAAGGAATAAGTTACCCAGAAGAGTATAAAATAAAAGGAGAAGTTGCTCAATATGTAATAGATGACATCAGCGATTGGATAATAAATAGGTAAACAGAATACCAATTAAACTCAAAGAGCTTGAAGTAATTTCAAGCTCTTTTTTTTATCGTAAATATTAAATATTTGGCAATTTTATAATTTATTGTTTAAATTTTCATATTACTATAACCTGACATCACTATAATCAGAATACAATTCAATTCTTAAACTCTGATGAATCAACTAAACGAGTTGGTCTACCTTTACCAACAGTCGAAGACTAAAACTATTGATCCCTTTGTCCCAAAAGGATCAAAAATGTACTTACTTTTTAAAGGGATTTTAGACAATACCATAAAAACAGATGAAGAAGCCGCCAAATTAATTTATGATACTGATAAGAGTGATAAGCGTTATTTAATGCTCAAGAAGAATCTCAATAAAAGATTAACTCGATTTATTCTGACCTCTACGCCTATCGAATTTGACACCGAATTATACACCAATATTTCATTCGAATGTCAACAAGAGATTGTCGTCGTCAAATTGCTCCTAAATAACAATATATACCACAATGCAGAAAAGGTATTATGGAGAGTTATTCGGAAAGCTGAGAAGTTTGAACTAAACAATATTCTTTTAGACTGCTACCAATGCTTAACCCGAATTTATTCCATACAAGGAGAGGTTTCACAGTTAGAACAGGCACAAGAAAAAGTTGAACATTATCAACACAAACATAACTGTGAGCAAAAATACCTTCGTCATTTGGAATTGCTTCAGGCTATGAATAAATGGAATAAAGGGTATTCTTTTGAGTTGGCCTCACAAGCCATGTCTTTTACAAAATCCATTAAGAAAAGCTGTGAAGTAAAATCTTCAATTCACTGTACGTATTACTACGAGAGTATCAATGTTTATGCAGCCTATCACCAAACAGATATTGATGCTTTAGAGCAACACCTTAAGAATATCAAGACCATTTTTGAGGAAAACCATTTCATGGCAATTCCAGAACATCAATTGATCTATTACCTGTTTAGCTTAAGATGCAGTTTGATGAAGGGAGATATTTCTAATGCATTTTTATTATTAGAACAATGCCTTGAACTTACCGATTATGATGCATTTAATAAATATGAAGTTCAAGACCTACACTTTGAACTGCTACTCAAAACAGGTGACTATGAGAAGGCGCTAGAAGTACTTAATGAGGTTTATGCAACAGACCATTTCAGTATGCTTAGTCCTAAAGATCAAAGTGCATGGGGGTTAAGAAAAACTTATCTACACATATTTTCTGATCTTGAATTTTCTGATGAAGAAATTCAAAATGCAATTAACATTGATCAGCTTACTGAAAATTGCAAGCCAAACAATAAAGATAAAAGAGGCTACAACCTTCAGTTAACCATCATATCTTATTTGGTAAGAAGTATTTTCACAGAGGAAGAGTTGGATGGTAATAGTTTAAAAATGTATATACAGCGTTACCTTAAGCAAAGCTCCGACCAAAGGAGTTTAGTTTTTTTACGCTATGTAATCAAATACTTCCAACGTAAAAAATCAGACAAAGATAGTCTTCTATTTATGCAAGAACAGTTCGAGAGAGAAATGCCAAATGGCTATTCAATCGTAGAACTTTTCCCATATGAATATCTTTTTGACTACCTTCTTTTCCCTAAAGAAAAAGAAAACTTACTAACCACATAAAAAAAGTGCTGACACACCAAACGGCGTGCAGCACTTTACTCATCTTCCTCAATTTTATTTTATGCCTTTATTTTTAGGCTTCTTACTTCTCCATTTAGCTCATATTTTATGATATAAACTTGGTCATTCTGAAGTTCTTTTTCAGAAACTAGAACCCTTTGTTTTGGAGCTAAATCCAATTCTCTTTCTAATACCTTCTGAGCATTGAGGTAGTATAAAACTACATTCATCAGCCCTCTTGTTTTTGATAAAGATTCGACAA of Sediminitomix flava contains these proteins:
- a CDS encoding alpha/beta hydrolase; its protein translation is MNSIKTLKLVMLIAFTFGLGNSAFSQDIHLQKAKAFSDAYFNQNFEKATEDFSPTILAQMPAEKLGMVAQQLQMQVGKLKNRGDIWDKKEGDFTSTFEPLFFENATLDLKLAFDNENKIQGLFFVPHTKKELELVNNETFSEQEIEVKTGEFSLRGILSLPKKQSKVPVVILVHGSGPNDMDETIGQNTVFKDLAYGFAQHGIATLRYDKRTKVYGSSPKLKLDELTLEEETIEDALSAVELAKSNQSIDPNQVYVVGHSLGAMAAPKIATSTDKVSGIVMLAGNARPLQDLLVEQYEHILGADGTIDEGEQIFVKDLKKQIANLEKLDDNEFTRQQLPLGLSSSYWKYLVKYDQVETAKKLKLPILILQGERDYQVTMEDYSIWKNQLQDGENVKFKSYPKLNHLLMEGEGISYPEEYKIKGEVAQYVIDDISDWIINR